A genomic stretch from Gopherus flavomarginatus isolate rGopFla2 chromosome 3, rGopFla2.mat.asm, whole genome shotgun sequence includes:
- the LOC127046788 gene encoding forkhead box protein D4-like: protein MSRQLGVRGSDGEDEEEEESGSVGAQGQPRRQGEPEGKPPYSYIALITMAILQSPQQKLPLSGICAFIRGRFPYYRRRFPAWQNSIRHNLSLNDCFVKLPREPGSPGKGSYWGLDPASQGMFDNGSFLRRRKRFKRPPPPPAPAPLCPPCALLPPEPLRSVPPEARLPLHPACPLPRQRAAGCALQLGVLLLREQEAAGAQQVAAPPGRGCSFSIESILMGSEPAPSPLLPPAAAWACGPQLLPRTPCLLPAALLGVASPWDAACCAPGVGKGTRLLRPSPGAAAVLGCQPGPDPARPLPLGAAAWGSPASF from the coding sequence ATGAGCCGGCAGCTGGGCGTGCGGGGCTCGGATGgggaggacgaggaggaggaggagagcggCAGCGTGGGGGCCCAGGGGCAGCCCCGCCGGCAGGGGGAGCCCGAGGGGAAGCCGCCCTACTCCTACATCGCGCTCATCACCATGGCCATCCTGCAGAGCCCGCAGCAGAAGCTGCCGCTGAGCGGCATCTGCGCCTTCATCCGCGGCCGCTTCCCCTACTACCGGCGGCGCTTCCCCGCCTGGCAGAACAGCATCCGCCACAACCTCTCGCTCAACGACTGCTTCGTCAAGCTGCCGCGGGAGCCGGGCAGCCCGGGCAAGGGCAGCTACTGGGGCCTGGACCCGGCCTCGCAGGGCATGTTCGACAACGGCAGCTTCCTCCGCCGCAGGAAGCGCTTCAAGCGCCCCCCGCCGCCGCCCGCCCCGGCCCCGCTCTGCCCGCCCTGCGCCCTGCTGCCCCCCGAGCCCCTGCGCTCCGTGCCGCCCGAGGCCCGGCTCCCGCTGCACCCCGCCTGCCCCCTGCCGCGCCAGCGGGCGGCCGGCTGcgccctgcagctgggggtgctgctgctgcgCGAGCAGGAGGCGGccggggcacagcaggtggccgcTCCCCCCGGCCGCGGCTGCTCCTTCAGCATCGAGAGCATCCTGATGGGCAGCGAGCCGGCCCCCAGCCCGCTGCTGCCGCCGGCCGCCGCCTGGGCTTGCgggccccagctcctgcctcgcaccccctgcctgctgccggCCGCCTTGCTCGGCGTGGCCTCGCCGTGGGACGCCGCCTGCTGCGCCCCGGGGGTCGGGAAGGGCACCCGCCTCCTGCGGCCCAGCCCTGGTGCGGCGGCGGTGCTGGGCTGCCAGCCCGGGCCGGACCCGGCCAGGCCGCTGCCCCTTGGAGCGGCTGCGTGGGGATCGCCGGCCTCCTTCTAG